Proteins from a single region of Pacificitalea manganoxidans:
- a CDS encoding aldehyde dehydrogenase family protein, with amino-acid sequence MTLASADMDELVRHRALYWGGDWHAPQAGRTFGSVDPSNGDDLGAVPRGDAQDADPAVAAARDGFEIWRHTPPQERARLLRQAAQIIRENAERLAYVDAADGGNPISKVRSDVEIAAKRFEFFAGLITELKGDTVPGRDGTLNLTTHEPVGVVARIVAFNHPFMFSASRLAAPLAAGNACIIKPPEQASLSALILAELIGPIFPPGVVTILTGQGDLGAALSRHPGVDMVTLVGSVPTGKVVMQAAAETLKPVVLELGGKNALIAYPDADPEAVAEAMVDGMNFTWCGQSCGSTSRAFLHADLHDAVLAHLADKIARFRPGPPLAEDTSMGCLIDATHHRRVLDYIETGNEEGARLIHGGGVPDDDALSGGCFVDPTVFADVTPDMRIAREEIFGPVLSVLRWTDEPDMLRDVNALPYGLTCAIWTDSLRTGLRAAGEVRTGYVWINDVSKHIPGMPFGGVKQSGIGREESLSELYAFTIEKALHVNFSGTR; translated from the coding sequence TTGACACTTGCGTCGGCAGACATGGACGAACTGGTTCGGCATCGCGCCTTGTATTGGGGCGGCGACTGGCACGCGCCGCAGGCGGGGCGGACCTTCGGCTCCGTCGATCCGTCGAATGGCGACGATCTGGGTGCGGTGCCGCGCGGCGATGCGCAGGACGCCGACCCCGCCGTGGCCGCTGCACGCGACGGGTTCGAGATATGGCGCCACACCCCGCCGCAGGAGCGCGCCCGACTGCTCCGGCAGGCCGCGCAGATCATCCGCGAAAACGCGGAGCGCCTTGCCTATGTCGATGCCGCCGACGGGGGCAACCCGATCAGCAAAGTGCGCTCGGATGTTGAAATTGCCGCCAAGCGGTTCGAGTTCTTTGCGGGCCTCATCACCGAATTGAAGGGCGACACCGTTCCGGGGCGGGACGGGACGCTGAACCTGACCACCCATGAGCCGGTCGGCGTGGTCGCCCGGATCGTGGCCTTCAACCACCCGTTCATGTTTTCCGCAAGCCGCCTTGCCGCGCCGCTTGCCGCCGGGAACGCGTGTATCATCAAGCCGCCCGAACAGGCGTCGCTGTCGGCGCTGATCCTGGCAGAGCTGATCGGTCCGATTTTTCCGCCCGGCGTCGTGACGATCCTGACCGGGCAGGGCGATCTGGGGGCCGCGCTGTCGCGCCATCCCGGTGTCGATATGGTGACGTTGGTCGGCAGTGTCCCCACCGGCAAGGTCGTGATGCAGGCGGCGGCGGAAACGCTGAAGCCGGTCGTGCTGGAACTGGGCGGTAAGAACGCGCTCATCGCCTATCCCGACGCCGATCCCGAAGCGGTCGCGGAGGCGATGGTGGACGGGATGAATTTTACATGGTGCGGGCAGTCCTGCGGCTCGACCAGCCGCGCGTTTCTTCATGCCGATCTCCATGATGCGGTGCTGGCCCATCTGGCCGACAAGATCGCAAGGTTCCGCCCCGGTCCGCCGCTGGCCGAAGACACGTCGATGGGCTGTCTGATCGACGCGACCCACCATCGGCGTGTGCTCGACTATATTGAAACGGGCAATGAGGAGGGCGCGCGCCTGATCCACGGCGGCGGCGTGCCCGACGATGACGCGCTGTCAGGCGGGTGCTTTGTGGACCCGACGGTGTTTGCCGATGTCACCCCCGATATGCGCATCGCGCGGGAGGAGATCTTTGGCCCCGTGTTGAGCGTTCTGCGCTGGACGGACGAGCCGGACATGCTGCGCGATGTCAACGCGCTGCCCTATGGGCTGACCTGCGCGATCTGGACCGATAGCCTGCGGACCGGGCTGCGGGCCGCGGGCGAAGTGCGCACCGGCTATGTCTGGATCAACGATGTGTCCAAGCACATTCCGGGCATGCCCTTTGGCGGGGTGAAGCAATCCGGCATCGGGCGGGAGGAGTCGCTGTCCGAGCTTTATGCCTTCACCATCGAGAAGGCGCTGCACGTCAACTTCTCCGGGACGCGCTAA
- a CDS encoding amidohydrolase family protein, producing the protein MQYIDAFNHFFPAKLWDRMENLDGAGRNIHSRMQGIPCIFDIDERLRVMDQFENYRQVLSLGMPPLESMGSPETVTELAQLANDGLAELCAQHPDRFPGYLAALPMNAPDAAARELERVFEADTGAVGVQIHTNINGLPLDDPQFLPVFEVAEKFDRPVFLHPSRGEEMPDYASEDKSRYEIWWTFGWPYETSAAMARIVLSGMMDRMPNLKLLAHHLGAMVPYFEGRVGPGQDQLGKRTTTEDLSHVLRDLKKRPVDYFKDFYADTAVFGSRAATVCGLEFYGADKVLFASDSPFDPEKGPGYIRDTIAVLESLNLPQEEMEKICFRNAQSLFRID; encoded by the coding sequence ATGCAGTATATCGATGCATTCAACCATTTCTTTCCCGCCAAGCTGTGGGACCGGATGGAAAATCTGGACGGCGCCGGGCGCAACATCCACTCCCGCATGCAGGGCATTCCCTGCATCTTCGACATCGATGAACGGTTGCGGGTGATGGACCAGTTCGAAAACTACCGGCAAGTGCTATCGCTGGGGATGCCGCCGCTGGAATCGATGGGATCGCCGGAGACCGTGACGGAGCTGGCCCAACTGGCCAATGACGGGCTGGCCGAACTCTGCGCGCAACATCCCGACCGGTTCCCCGGCTATCTTGCGGCGCTGCCGATGAATGCGCCCGACGCCGCCGCGCGGGAACTGGAGCGTGTGTTCGAAGCCGATACCGGCGCGGTAGGCGTGCAGATCCACACCAATATCAACGGGCTGCCGCTGGACGATCCGCAATTCCTGCCGGTGTTCGAGGTGGCCGAGAAATTCGACCGCCCGGTGTTCCTGCATCCCTCGCGCGGGGAGGAAATGCCCGATTACGCCAGCGAGGACAAATCCCGCTATGAGATCTGGTGGACCTTTGGCTGGCCCTATGAAACCAGCGCGGCGATGGCGCGGATCGTGCTGTCGGGCATGATGGACCGGATGCCGAACCTCAAACTTCTGGCGCATCATCTGGGCGCGATGGTGCCCTATTTCGAAGGCCGCGTCGGCCCCGGTCAGGACCAGTTGGGCAAGCGGACGACGACCGAGGATCTGAGCCACGTCCTGCGCGATCTGAAAAAGCGCCCGGTCGATTATTTCAAGGATTTCTACGCCGACACGGCGGTTTTCGGGTCGCGGGCGGCGACGGTGTGCGGGCTGGAATTCTACGGCGCGGACAAGGTGCTGTTTGCGTCCGACTCCCCCTTCGATCCCGAAAAGGGACCGGGCTACATCCGCGACACGATCGCGGTGCTGGAGTCGCTCAACCTGCCGCAGGAGGAGATGGAGAAAATCTGTTTCCGCAACGCGCAGAGCCTATTCCGCATCGACTGA
- a CDS encoding tripartite tricarboxylate transporter permease, with protein MDVSSAAAAAEALSTLLDPFRLLMLGCGVLMGLFLGIVPGIGGLAGMALLLPFTFNMDPFAAFALLLGMSAVIGTSDTIPAVMFGVPGTAGAQATILDGNPMARKGEAGRALSAAFTASLIGGLVGALLLALTIPILRPFVLYIASPELLAFSIFGISMVAVLSGTAPLRGLVAAGVGILLSMIGSDPQTGTMRWTLGQLYLWDGLPIVPLVLGLFALPELADLAINRRAISETAKYDTRSGMRQGVRDVFANWWLVIRCGGIGAAIGAIPGMGSAVVDWIAYGHAAQTVKGAKETFGTGDVRGVIAPESANNSLTAGSLVPTVAFGVPGSAAMAILLGVFLIHGLEPGPKMLSENLAVTYTMVWSVAIANILGAGLCFAFSGQLAKIALLRYTVILPPVLTFVFIGAYQASRSWGDLYALLIFAVIGWLMKQFRWPRPPLILGFVLGSLIELYMFISVNRFGFEWLSRPLVAVLLLASLLMIALPALKWLRGYRRVPDTGPVRQRPSLHRADMMYLILLGLAGWMVWQAWSWPFDARIGPLSVGIFVLSVGAISFAAALASRARPSTGQGGAGQGEAGHMDTPLAANGLTGGMTARRAALFGAYLMGFLGAIAVIGMIPTVAVFTVVYMRLEGRESWRKIAIEAACLVLSVWAVFDRLLHIPWPGSVLGQILPILQIIPSV; from the coding sequence ATGGATGTCAGCAGCGCGGCCGCCGCCGCCGAAGCCCTTTCCACCCTGCTTGATCCGTTCCGGCTTCTGATGCTGGGATGCGGGGTCTTGATGGGGCTGTTCCTTGGCATCGTGCCGGGGATCGGCGGGCTGGCGGGGATGGCGCTGCTGCTGCCCTTCACCTTTAATATGGACCCGTTCGCCGCATTCGCGCTGCTGCTGGGCATGTCGGCGGTGATCGGCACCAGCGACACGATCCCGGCAGTCATGTTCGGCGTTCCCGGCACGGCAGGCGCGCAGGCCACCATCCTCGACGGCAACCCGATGGCGCGCAAGGGCGAGGCCGGTCGCGCGCTGAGCGCGGCCTTCACCGCGTCGCTGATCGGGGGGCTTGTGGGGGCGTTGCTGCTGGCGCTGACGATCCCGATCCTGCGGCCCTTCGTGCTCTATATCGCGTCGCCGGAGCTTCTGGCCTTTTCGATATTCGGCATTTCGATGGTGGCGGTCCTGTCGGGCACCGCGCCGTTGCGGGGGCTTGTCGCGGCCGGGGTGGGCATTTTGCTGTCGATGATCGGATCAGACCCCCAGACCGGCACGATGCGCTGGACTTTGGGGCAGCTTTACCTCTGGGACGGGCTGCCCATCGTGCCGCTGGTTCTGGGCCTGTTTGCGCTGCCGGAACTGGCCGATCTGGCGATCAACCGGCGCGCCATCTCCGAGACCGCGAAATACGACACGCGCAGCGGCATGCGGCAGGGCGTGCGGGACGTATTCGCCAACTGGTGGCTGGTGATCCGCTGCGGCGGCATCGGGGCGGCAATCGGCGCGATCCCCGGCATGGGGTCGGCGGTCGTCGACTGGATCGCCTACGGCCATGCCGCGCAGACCGTGAAGGGCGCGAAAGAGACATTCGGGACGGGCGATGTGCGCGGGGTCATCGCGCCTGAATCCGCCAATAATTCGCTCACCGCCGGATCGCTGGTGCCAACGGTGGCCTTCGGTGTGCCCGGTTCGGCGGCGATGGCGATCCTGCTCGGGGTGTTCCTGATCCACGGGCTGGAGCCGGGGCCCAAGATGCTGTCGGAAAATCTGGCCGTGACCTACACAATGGTCTGGTCCGTCGCCATCGCCAACATTCTGGGCGCTGGCCTGTGCTTTGCCTTCAGCGGGCAACTCGCGAAAATCGCGCTGCTGCGCTACACCGTGATCCTGCCGCCGGTGCTGACATTCGTCTTTATCGGGGCCTATCAGGCATCGCGCAGCTGGGGCGATCTGTATGCGCTGCTGATCTTTGCGGTGATCGGCTGGCTGATGAAGCAGTTCCGCTGGCCGCGCCCGCCCCTGATCCTTGGCTTCGTGCTTGGATCGCTGATCGAACTTTACATGTTCATCTCGGTCAATCGGTTCGGTTTCGAATGGCTGAGCCGTCCGCTGGTGGCCGTGCTGTTGCTGGCGTCGCTGCTGATGATCGCGCTGCCCGCGCTGAAATGGCTGCGCGGCTACCGCCGGGTGCCGGACACGGGGCCCGTGCGTCAGCGCCCGTCACTGCACCGCGCCGACATGATGTATCTTATCCTCCTTGGCCTTGCCGGGTGGATGGTGTGGCAGGCATGGTCGTGGCCCTTCGACGCTCGGATCGGACCGCTGTCGGTCGGGATCTTTGTGCTGAGCGTCGGCGCGATCAGCTTTGCCGCCGCGCTGGCCAGCCGGGCCCGTCCAAGCACGGGACAGGGGGGCGCGGGGCAGGGCGAGGCCGGGCACATGGACACGCCGCTGGCCGCAAACGGTCTGACCGGCGGGATGACCGCCCGCCGCGCCGCGCTGTTCGGGGCGTATCTCATGGGGTTTCTGGGTGCGATTGCCGTCATCGGCATGATCCCGACCGTCGCTGTCTTTACGGTCGTCTACATGCGGCTGGAGGGCCGCGAAAGCTGGCGCAAGATCGCCATCGAGGCCGCGTGCCTCGTGCTGAGCGTCTGGGCCGTGTTTGACCGGCTGCTCCACATTCCGTGGCCCGGCTCCGTTCTGGGGCAGATCCTCCCCATCCTTCAAATCATCCCGTCGGTCTGA